The DNA region TTCCAAGCTGAGGATACGGGTTCGATTCCCGTACCCCGCTCTTTTATAAAGGAGATAAAAAATGAAAGTTGATATAAATAAAAAAAGTGAAATAGAGGTTGAATTGTTATGTGAAGCAGAAAAAGTAGAAATTGAAGAAGAAAAAAATAAAATAATTAAGGAAATAAAAAAAGATGCTGAAATTGAAGGTTTTAGAAAAGGGAAAGTGCCTGAAGATATAATTGAAAAAAAATTCAGTGAAACAATCAAAGAAAATATCTTAAAAAATATCATTTCAAAAGCATATTATGAAACCTTAAAGAAAGAAAATTTTATACCTGTGATACAACCTGAAATTTATGATGTTGAATTTACAGAAGAAAAGTTAAAATTTAAAATTGGATTGGAATTAAAACCAGGTGTTAAGATAAAAAAATATAAAGGAATAACTGTTAAGAAAGTTGAACCGAAAGAAGTAAAAGAAGAAGATGTGGAAAATACATTGAAAGAACTTGAAAAAAGACCGGAATTTGCTTCTTCTGTAATTGACCTTGAAAAAAGACAGATGTGGAAAAAAAGAATAAGAGAAGAACTTGAAGAAAGAGAAAAAAATAGTGCCAGAATTGAAGAAGAAAAACAATTATGGAATGACCTTTTCAAAAACGCAGAATTTCCTATTCCAGAAAAACTTGTCGCAAAAAGAGCAAGAGAGTATACTGAATATCACTTAAGGAGAATGAATTTGCAGGGTAAAACAAGAGAGGAAATCGAAAATTATGCTCAACAGATTTTTAAAGCAGTAAAACCATATGCAGAAGAAGAAGTTAAAAAATATTTTATACTTGATAAAATTGCAGAAATTGAAAATGTAGTTGTTGAAGAAAAAGAAGTTGATGAAAGAATAGAAATTTTCAGCAGAAGTATTGGTAAACCATTTGAAGAGGTAAAAAAAGAACTTGAAAAAACAGGAGAAATTGAGAACATAAGAGATGAGATAAAAATTGATAAAGCATACAAAATTGTTAAAAATAATGTGAACTATATTGAAAGAATTGTTATTCCTGGTGAGGAAAATAAGAAATGAAAAATCAACTTATCCCATATGTAATTGAAGTAACAGAAAGAGGCGAAAGGGCTTATGACATTTATTCAAGGTTGCTCAAGGATAGGATAATATTTCTTGGTTCTCCAATAACAGACCATATTGCAAATATAATAATTGCAGAACTTTTATTTTTGCAAAATGAAGACCCGAAAAAGGATATACATTTATATTTAAATACACCGGGAGGTTCTATTACAGCAGGTCTTGCAATATACGATACCATGCAATATGTTTCCTGTGATATATGTACTTACTGTATAGGACAGGCAGCAAGTATGGGAGCGGTTTTACTTGCAGGTGGAACAAAAGGAAAAAGATTTCTCCTTCCTCATAGCAGAGTTTTAATTCATCAGCCATGGGGAGGAGTAGAAGGAACTGTTGTTGATGTAAGTATTCACACAAAAGAAATGATAAGGTTAAGAGAAATAATAAATGAAATTCTTGCACTGCATACAGGACAGCCCATAAAAAAAATCGAAAAAGATACAGAAAGAGATTACTTTATGAATTCAGAGGAAGCAATAAATTATGGCCTTGCAGATAAAATAATTCAATCAACAAAACTTCCAAAATAAAATGGCTATACTTAAAAAAAATGAAATTAAAATAAGAAGAAAAAATGTACCTGCTTTACCTTTGAGAGACCTTATTATTTTCCCTCAGATGGTTGTACCCCTTTTAGTCGGGAGAACAAAATCATTAAACTCAGTTGAAGAAGCAATTGCAAATGAGGGGTATCTTGTAGTAGTTTTTCAAAAAGACCCACAGATAGAAGACCCTGTTTTTGATGATATTTATTCAACAGGTGTTCTCACTAAAATTGTGCAGAGTTTAAAGGAATCAACAGGAGTAATGAAAATTCTTGTTGAAGTTCTTGAAAGAGTAAAAATCAATGATTTTACAACAACAAAAAATTATTTTTCTGTGAATTTTGATTATATAAAGGAAGAAACAGAAACAGATACAGAAGTTGAAGCAATGACAAGACTTACTCTGGAACTTCTGGAAAAATACTTGAATTTTAATATATCTGTACCGAAAGAATTATATAACACAATTACAACACTTGAAAATCCTTCAAAAATATGTGATACAATAGCGGGTTATTTACCCTTAAAAATTAAAGATAAGATAAAAATTCTTGAAACAATACCGATTAAAGATAGATTGAGTACATTAATTGATATATTAAATAAAGAGATTGAAGTTCTTGATGTTCAGAAAAAAATTCAGGATAAAGTCATAAAAAAAATTGAAGATACACAGAGACAATACATTCTGACAGAACAATTAAAACAGATACAAAAAGAACTTGGGAAAGAAGAAGAAACACCGGAAATTGCTGAATTGAAGGAAAAAATTAAAAAGGCTAATATGCCGAAAAATGTTGAAGAAAAAGCAATTGAAGAACTGAACCGTCTCTCAAAGATGATGCCATTATCTCCTGAAGCAACTGTTTCAAGAACTTATATTGAATGGCTATGCAGTTTACCATGGTCTGTTTCCACACAGGATAACCTTGACATAAAACATGCTCAAAAAATTCTTGATGAAGACCATTACGGACTTGAAAAAGTTAAAGAGAGAATTCTTGAATATCTTGCAGTAAGAAGTAGAACTGAATCTTTAAGAGGTCCAATACTCTGTTTTGTAGGTCCTCCCGGAGTTGGAAAAACATCTCTTGGAAAGTCAATTGCCAGAGCCCT from bacterium includes:
- a CDS encoding trigger factor — protein: MKVDINKKSEIEVELLCEAEKVEIEEEKNKIIKEIKKDAEIEGFRKGKVPEDIIEKKFSETIKENILKNIISKAYYETLKKENFIPVIQPEIYDVEFTEEKLKFKIGLELKPGVKIKKYKGITVKKVEPKEVKEEDVENTLKELEKRPEFASSVIDLEKRQMWKKRIREELEEREKNSARIEEEKQLWNDLFKNAEFPIPEKLVAKRAREYTEYHLRRMNLQGKTREEIENYAQQIFKAVKPYAEEEVKKYFILDKIAEIENVVVEEKEVDERIEIFSRSIGKPFEEVKKELEKTGEIENIRDEIKIDKAYKIVKNNVNYIERIVIPGEENKK
- a CDS encoding ATP-dependent Clp protease proteolytic subunit — encoded protein: MKNQLIPYVIEVTERGERAYDIYSRLLKDRIIFLGSPITDHIANIIIAELLFLQNEDPKKDIHLYLNTPGGSITAGLAIYDTMQYVSCDICTYCIGQAASMGAVLLAGGTKGKRFLLPHSRVLIHQPWGGVEGTVVDVSIHTKEMIRLREIINEILALHTGQPIKKIEKDTERDYFMNSEEAINYGLADKIIQSTKLPK
- the lon gene encoding endopeptidase La, which encodes MAILKKNEIKIRRKNVPALPLRDLIIFPQMVVPLLVGRTKSLNSVEEAIANEGYLVVVFQKDPQIEDPVFDDIYSTGVLTKIVQSLKESTGVMKILVEVLERVKINDFTTTKNYFSVNFDYIKEETETDTEVEAMTRLTLELLEKYLNFNISVPKELYNTITTLENPSKICDTIAGYLPLKIKDKIKILETIPIKDRLSTLIDILNKEIEVLDVQKKIQDKVIKKIEDTQRQYILTEQLKQIQKELGKEEETPEIAELKEKIKKANMPKNVEEKAIEELNRLSKMMPLSPEATVSRTYIEWLCSLPWSVSTQDNLDIKHAQKILDEDHYGLEKVKERILEYLAVRSRTESLRGPILCFVGPPGVGKTSLGKSIARALGRKFVRISLGGIRDEAEIRGHRRTYIGSLPGRIIQSMRKAGVNNPVFLLDEIDKLGKDFRGDPASALLEVLDPEQNKNFSDHYLEVEFDLSKVLFITTANTEFTIPPPLLDRMEVISLPGYTIWEKKEIARHFLIPRQMKEHGLTEKNIKFSDEAIFKIIKNYTREAGVRNLEREIANICRKVTKKIVETGKESSYIITSKNIEKYLGPEKFSSLEIEKENKIGVATGMAWTEYGGEIIFTEVLTMKGKGDLILTGQLGDVMKESARAALS